Proteins encoded by one window of Arachis ipaensis cultivar K30076 chromosome B04, Araip1.1, whole genome shotgun sequence:
- the LOC107636276 gene encoding extensin-like — protein MRKKTIPQKPPREKIYKLPAKQKPLTRSQDQTFTLSPSPPTSPPRTDPMARTKNPLRFPPSAKQTPPLKEPPSKPGSSKPSSSKGKRLAAAEPTSEPTQPKTRSVPLCS, from the coding sequence atgaggaagaaaaccatacCTCAAAAGCCTCCTCGTGAGAAGATATACAAGCTTCCTGCAAAACAAAAACCCTTAACTCGCTCTCAGGACCAAACCTTTACTCtatctccttctcctcctacctcacCTCCTCGGACTGATCCCATGGCTCGCACTAAGAACCCATTAAGGTTCCCTCCTTCAGCCAAGCAGACACCACCACTGAAGGAACCTCCATCCAAACCTGGTTCGTCGAAGCCGAGTTCATCAAAAGGGAAACGACTAGCCGCGGCTGAACCTACCTCTGAGCCCACTCAACCTAAGACAAGGTCTGTTCCCTTGTGTTCTTAA